The following are encoded in a window of Paraburkholderia hospita genomic DNA:
- a CDS encoding MFS transporter produces the protein MDTILPGVAHEEAATPLTRAQRKAIVAATLGTVVEFTDWIIYATFAALFSRHFFPANNDRVSLLSAFAVFAVGFVMRPIGGALLGAYADRHGRKNGLALSVALMAGSSLVIAVCPGYESIGIAAPLILVLARLIQGFAAGGEFGSASTFLIESSAPSRRGFAGSWQHFAVNAGVLVAALIGAILTSMIDHAGMAKWGWRVAFTIAGLLGFVALWVRLAVAETDAFRKSAATHQRTRHPFLEIVREHPRAALRVIGIAMAGNLCIYLWLVLFPTLAHLRTGLPLHDAFNASVISIVVSLIAIPFIGRLSDRIGRKPVLLVFAGGSALFAWPALHFLSNDFWSATAIVTIGMLLSSGFAATCATVMAEQFPARVRATGVALPYAISAALFGGTLPYIVTAMSSSGLSQYLWVYVATVCAVGFVVYARMPETRGKVLD, from the coding sequence ATGGACACCATCCTTCCGGGCGTTGCGCACGAAGAAGCCGCTACGCCGCTCACGCGAGCGCAGAGAAAAGCCATCGTTGCGGCGACGCTCGGCACGGTCGTCGAATTCACCGACTGGATCATTTACGCCACCTTCGCCGCGCTGTTTTCGCGGCACTTCTTTCCCGCCAACAACGACCGCGTGTCGCTGCTCTCCGCGTTTGCTGTGTTCGCGGTCGGCTTCGTGATGCGTCCAATCGGCGGCGCGCTGCTCGGCGCGTATGCCGACCGGCACGGCCGCAAGAACGGTCTCGCGCTGTCGGTTGCGTTGATGGCGGGCAGCTCGCTCGTGATCGCCGTATGTCCCGGCTATGAATCGATCGGCATCGCGGCGCCGCTGATACTCGTGCTCGCGCGGCTGATTCAAGGCTTTGCGGCGGGCGGCGAGTTCGGCTCGGCGTCGACGTTCCTGATCGAATCGTCTGCGCCTTCGCGGCGCGGCTTCGCGGGATCGTGGCAGCACTTCGCGGTGAACGCGGGCGTGCTGGTGGCGGCGCTGATCGGCGCGATCCTCACGTCGATGATCGACCATGCGGGCATGGCGAAGTGGGGCTGGCGCGTTGCCTTCACGATTGCCGGCCTGCTCGGCTTCGTTGCGCTGTGGGTCCGGCTCGCCGTCGCCGAAACCGATGCGTTCAGGAAGAGTGCCGCGACGCATCAACGCACGCGTCATCCGTTTCTCGAGATCGTTCGCGAGCATCCTCGCGCGGCGCTGCGTGTGATCGGCATCGCGATGGCGGGCAACCTCTGCATCTATCTGTGGCTCGTGCTGTTTCCGACGCTCGCTCATCTGCGCACCGGCTTGCCGCTGCACGACGCGTTCAACGCGAGCGTGATTTCAATCGTCGTCTCGCTGATCGCGATTCCGTTTATCGGCAGGTTGTCGGACCGTATCGGCCGCAAGCCCGTGCTGCTCGTTTTCGCAGGCGGCTCGGCACTGTTCGCATGGCCCGCGCTGCATTTCCTCAGCAACGACTTCTGGAGCGCCACCGCAATCGTCACGATCGGCATGCTGCTTTCGTCGGGCTTCGCCGCAACCTGCGCGACGGTGATGGCGGAGCAGTTCCCGGCGCGAGTGCGTGCGACGGGTGTCGCGCTGCCCTATGCGATATCGGCGGCACTGTTCGGCGGCACGCTGCCGTACATCGTTACAGCCATGTCGAGTTCGGGTCTGTCGCAATACCTGTGGGTCTATGTCGCAACCGTGTGCGCCGTGGGCTTCGTGGTCTATGCGCGGATGCCGGAGACGCGCGGGAAGGTTCTCGATTGA
- a CDS encoding thiolase family protein, whose protein sequence is MRKVVIGGVGMTSFGKFLERNLKSLAEESVSLALKDARVSVNDVDRIFFGNAAAGVVTGQEMIRAQSSLRNTGLDGKPMFNIENACASGSSALNLAWLSVASGQSETALVVGVEKLTHEDKAISFGAFAKAVDLEEPLPEGVTTGTGSLFMDLYAAKARKWMEKTGAEASDFARVVVKSRRAGSLNPHAQFRNETSVEEVLASRMVSDPLTLFMCSSIGDGGAAVFICSEQFAAKRDIRPVYIRASSIVSAKADGSGELVAVRAANAAYEQAGIGPSDVHVVELHDASAPAELIHYENLGLCAPGDAPKLIRSGDTDIGGRISVNPSGGLLSRGHPVGATGVAQIVELTQQLRGTAGARQRPGAKVALAENNGGQLAGDSAVALVTILST, encoded by the coding sequence ATGCGCAAGGTTGTAATTGGCGGCGTCGGCATGACGTCCTTTGGCAAGTTCCTGGAGCGGAATCTGAAGTCGCTCGCTGAAGAATCGGTCTCGCTCGCATTGAAGGATGCGCGCGTCAGCGTCAACGACGTCGATCGTATCTTCTTCGGCAACGCGGCAGCAGGCGTCGTCACGGGTCAGGAAATGATTCGCGCGCAGTCGTCGCTGCGTAATACAGGGCTCGACGGCAAGCCGATGTTCAACATCGAGAATGCGTGCGCGTCGGGCAGTTCGGCGTTGAATCTCGCATGGCTTTCCGTCGCTTCGGGACAGTCGGAAACGGCGCTCGTAGTCGGTGTCGAAAAGCTCACGCACGAAGACAAGGCGATCTCGTTCGGCGCGTTTGCTAAAGCCGTCGATCTAGAAGAGCCGCTGCCCGAAGGCGTGACGACGGGGACGGGCTCGCTCTTCATGGATCTCTATGCGGCGAAGGCTCGCAAATGGATGGAGAAGACAGGCGCGGAGGCGAGCGATTTCGCGCGCGTCGTCGTGAAGAGCCGCCGCGCTGGGTCGCTGAATCCGCATGCGCAGTTCCGCAACGAGACGAGTGTCGAAGAAGTGCTCGCCAGCCGGATGGTCAGCGATCCGTTGACGCTCTTCATGTGCTCGTCGATCGGCGACGGCGGCGCGGCTGTGTTCATCTGCTCGGAACAATTCGCGGCGAAGCGCGACATTCGCCCGGTGTACATACGCGCGAGTTCGATCGTGTCGGCGAAAGCGGATGGATCGGGCGAGCTGGTCGCGGTGCGCGCGGCGAACGCCGCGTATGAACAGGCGGGCATCGGTCCGTCGGATGTGCATGTCGTCGAATTGCACGACGCGTCCGCGCCTGCCGAACTCATTCACTACGAGAACCTCGGTCTGTGCGCGCCCGGCGATGCGCCGAAGCTGATTCGTTCCGGCGATACGGATATCGGCGGGCGGATCTCAGTGAATCCGAGCGGCGGCTTGTTGTCGCGCGGTCATCCAGTCGGCGCGACGGGCGTCGCGCAGATCGTCGAGCTGACGCAGCAATTGCGCGGCACGGCGGGCGCTCGGCAACGGCCTGGGGCGAAGGTGGCGCTGGCCGAGAATAATGGGGGGCAACTGGCGGGGGACTCGGCGGTTGCGCTGGTGACTATTCTGTCGACTTGA
- a CDS encoding LysR family transcriptional regulator, with translation MIRELKTLITVAQEGTFAAAGKRIGLTQAAVSAQMQRLEAEMGVALFDREGRTARLNATGQQILVQAQEVVRLYNNLSSTAAGPAATVRVTVGAIASVQRSLLPDALARFHAQCPGCTTRVIPGVSMELVNLVDAGEIDIAAIIRPPFSFQSDLRWTTLAQEPFRLIVPRGVKGKDWAELLADQPFIRYDRASFGGRQVDRFLRRMHFTVRDVCELDELEAIVRLVENGVGVALVPQTATYRRWPAKVRAVDLEHHTFHRDVGLVHRAPQHLSEPVKVLLQLIEAQARKKPATDDR, from the coding sequence ATGATCCGTGAACTGAAAACGCTGATTACCGTTGCCCAGGAGGGTACGTTCGCTGCTGCCGGCAAGCGGATCGGTCTGACACAGGCTGCCGTCAGCGCGCAGATGCAACGGCTCGAAGCGGAAATGGGCGTTGCACTGTTCGACCGCGAAGGGCGAACGGCGCGTTTGAATGCGACTGGTCAGCAGATACTCGTGCAGGCGCAGGAAGTCGTCCGGCTCTACAACAATCTCAGTTCGACGGCGGCGGGCCCGGCGGCCACCGTGCGCGTGACGGTCGGTGCGATTGCGTCGGTGCAGCGCTCGCTGCTGCCGGATGCATTGGCGCGGTTTCATGCGCAATGTCCGGGATGCACGACGCGTGTGATTCCCGGCGTGTCGATGGAACTCGTCAATCTCGTCGACGCCGGCGAGATCGATATCGCCGCGATCATTCGCCCGCCGTTTTCGTTCCAAAGCGATCTGCGCTGGACGACGCTCGCGCAGGAGCCGTTCAGGCTGATCGTGCCGCGTGGCGTGAAGGGAAAGGACTGGGCGGAACTGCTGGCGGATCAGCCGTTCATTCGCTACGACCGCGCGTCGTTCGGCGGCCGGCAAGTGGACCGTTTCCTGCGCCGCATGCACTTCACCGTGCGCGACGTGTGCGAGCTGGACGAACTGGAAGCCATCGTCAGACTGGTGGAAAACGGGGTCGGCGTGGCGCTCGTGCCGCAAACCGCGACGTATCGGCGCTGGCCCGCGAAGGTGCGCGCTGTCGATCTTGAGCATCACACGTTTCATCGCGACGTCGGCCTCGTGCATCGCGCGCCGCAGCATTTGAGCGAGCCTGTGAAGGTGTTGCTGCAACTGATCGAAGCGCAGGCGCGCAAGAAGCCCGCAACGGATGATCGTTGA
- a CDS encoding nucleotide-binding domain containing protein yields MLVSLSPVTVEQMAATRSYWKIETDPLACDSDTLCFKTAPIVDMLRDGRNVLAFTRRPQASARDAQQEGASRERTAQACAALLRDVVRAARPRRIGIAGGDTSSHAVQALDAWGLSYRAPLTAGVTVCRLHADEPWLDGTEVMFKGGQMGDVDVLERLIEG; encoded by the coding sequence TTGCTGGTCAGCCTGTCACCCGTCACGGTCGAACAGATGGCAGCCACACGCTCGTACTGGAAGATCGAGACCGATCCGCTTGCATGCGACAGCGACACGCTGTGTTTCAAAACAGCGCCCATCGTCGACATGCTGCGCGACGGACGCAATGTGCTCGCGTTCACGCGTCGCCCGCAAGCATCGGCGCGTGACGCGCAGCAAGAGGGCGCAAGCCGCGAGCGCACCGCACAGGCGTGCGCGGCACTGCTGCGCGACGTGGTGCGCGCAGCGAGGCCGCGGCGCATCGGCATTGCGGGCGGCGACACGTCGAGCCACGCGGTCCAGGCGCTCGACGCATGGGGTCTGTCCTATCGCGCACCGCTGACGGCGGGCGTCACCGTGTGCCGCCTGCACGCCGACGAGCCTTGGCTCGACGGCACCGAGGTCATGTTCAAGGGCGGACAGATGGGCGACGTCGATGTCCTCGAACGACTGATCGAGGGCTGA
- a CDS encoding DNA-binding protein, whose amino-acid sequence MSTDTDTTMTDEQVAAIADRMTEEGRLVSPVTIWAEVRSGSIVAVAAALQRWRETRQPQAPQAPEPQAQKALPGELAETLMEAARRIWSASQDDAGRMLSEGLGAASQQLDVVRKERDEALAAYQKTGEEVETGRERLDGLRNDLHALQESAAQARSELEAVTARAEAAEANVQNLSERASAGEAKLTAIQSTLEDQHKANEWLAATVSSKNEEIARLGRERDDARRQIATLDEACQAKSEEAERWSQEAGAAVSRAEVATAQANESTARLASVEADLSETRNALAAERDAALEHAADLSEQRGVLERVTRELDESRAQIGALTEAHALGAVELARATQDASAANERADAAEQRASQLDQSLTVEREATAAQRDELLRVARELDEARTRADTLTEAQTAASAELARVSQDAFAAKQRADAAEQRASQLEQSLTVEREITAAHSDELQRVRTELEEARAQINALNEAQTAATSELERVTEDVSSAKQRLESAEQRAAELEQSLAVEREATAAQSDERQRVTRELDEARSRIDALSQDSTAAKERAETAEQRVIELEQNLASEREASAARTGELQRVTHELEEARTQINALTEAQTATSAELANARQEAAAVQQRAEAAEQRGVQLDESLAVAREAAVARNSEASAQFDELQRVTRELEEARNQINALTEAQTAAAAELAQVTQDASAEKRRADAAAQLSARLERDVAAEREAATARTAQAAAQSNELQRVTHELEEARNRINALTETQTATAAELAQVTQDASAAKNRAEAAEQTLVAERDEARKQAAALTDAQSVASAELSRLTQEVSAARERADAAEQRAAQLEQSLAAEQEAAATRNSEASSQLNELQRVTQEVDEARKQIGTLTDAQTSASAELTRLAQDASAAKERADAAERQAAQSEQSLSSEREAAAAKSDNASTQLDELQRVTRELDEARAQISAMSESQTAASAELARATQDAFDAKERADAAEQRAAELAQRQAERPYEQASTKAAQGGELPGGTDVTEELASLQRQIAAQAKTHTKAYNELRANAEQWVTYAKDIKQRLDQANEKILFIDARSTGEVALLRRLSFELERLKPDHELVFREAQKKLIGATMTQQLAQKGYQYDPATAAMSKLEG is encoded by the coding sequence ATGTCCACCGACACCGACACCACCATGACTGATGAGCAGGTCGCAGCCATTGCAGACCGCATGACCGAAGAAGGCCGTCTGGTTTCCCCCGTCACGATCTGGGCGGAAGTTCGCAGCGGTTCGATCGTTGCCGTCGCCGCGGCGCTGCAACGTTGGCGCGAGACGCGCCAGCCGCAGGCACCGCAGGCGCCGGAGCCGCAAGCCCAGAAGGCGCTGCCTGGTGAACTGGCGGAAACCTTGATGGAGGCCGCGCGCCGCATCTGGTCCGCTTCTCAGGACGACGCGGGCCGGATGCTCAGCGAGGGTCTAGGCGCGGCGAGCCAGCAACTCGATGTCGTGCGCAAAGAGCGTGACGAGGCGCTTGCCGCCTATCAGAAGACGGGAGAAGAAGTGGAAACAGGGCGCGAGCGGCTGGACGGGTTGCGCAACGACCTGCACGCATTGCAGGAATCCGCCGCGCAGGCGCGCTCGGAACTGGAGGCCGTGACCGCGCGCGCGGAAGCCGCCGAGGCGAACGTCCAGAACCTGAGCGAGCGCGCATCGGCGGGTGAAGCGAAGCTCACGGCGATCCAGAGCACGCTCGAGGATCAGCACAAGGCAAACGAATGGCTGGCCGCGACGGTTTCGAGTAAGAACGAGGAAATCGCGCGGCTTGGCCGCGAGCGCGACGACGCGCGCCGGCAGATCGCGACGCTGGATGAGGCTTGCCAGGCGAAGTCGGAAGAGGCGGAGCGCTGGTCTCAGGAGGCGGGCGCGGCAGTGTCGCGCGCCGAAGTAGCGACGGCGCAGGCGAACGAGAGCACGGCGCGCCTCGCATCGGTCGAGGCCGACTTGAGCGAGACCCGCAACGCACTCGCCGCGGAACGCGACGCCGCCCTGGAACATGCCGCGGACCTTTCCGAGCAGCGTGGCGTACTGGAGCGCGTCACACGAGAACTGGACGAATCGCGAGCGCAGATTGGCGCGCTGACCGAGGCGCACGCGCTGGGGGCAGTTGAACTGGCGCGCGCGACGCAGGACGCGTCTGCCGCGAATGAACGTGCCGACGCGGCGGAGCAGCGCGCGTCCCAACTGGACCAGAGCTTGACGGTCGAACGTGAGGCAACGGCTGCGCAGCGCGACGAACTGCTGCGCGTCGCGCGCGAACTGGACGAGGCACGGACGCGCGCCGATACGTTGACCGAGGCGCAGACGGCCGCGAGCGCCGAACTGGCGCGGGTCTCGCAGGACGCCTTCGCCGCGAAGCAAAGGGCCGATGCCGCCGAGCAGCGCGCGTCGCAACTCGAGCAGAGTCTGACAGTAGAGCGTGAGATAACGGCGGCGCACAGCGACGAGCTTCAGCGTGTCAGGACCGAACTGGAAGAAGCGCGCGCGCAGATCAATGCACTGAACGAGGCGCAGACGGCCGCGACGTCCGAGCTGGAGCGGGTCACGGAAGACGTATCGTCCGCAAAGCAACGCTTGGAGTCGGCCGAACAGCGCGCAGCGGAACTGGAGCAGAGCCTGGCGGTGGAGCGCGAGGCCACGGCGGCGCAAAGCGATGAACGGCAGCGTGTCACGCGCGAACTGGACGAAGCCCGTTCACGGATCGACGCGTTGTCACAAGACTCGACCGCCGCGAAGGAAAGGGCAGAAACCGCCGAGCAACGCGTAATCGAACTGGAGCAGAACCTCGCGAGCGAGCGGGAAGCATCGGCGGCGCGGACGGGCGAACTGCAGCGCGTCACGCATGAACTCGAAGAAGCGCGAACACAGATCAACGCGCTCACCGAGGCGCAGACGGCGACAAGCGCCGAACTGGCGAACGCCAGGCAGGAAGCCGCTGCGGTGCAGCAGCGGGCCGAAGCCGCCGAACAGCGCGGCGTCCAGTTGGACGAGAGTCTTGCCGTCGCGCGCGAGGCAGCCGTGGCACGCAACAGCGAAGCGTCCGCTCAGTTCGACGAATTGCAACGCGTCACGCGCGAACTCGAAGAAGCACGCAATCAGATCAACGCGCTGACCGAGGCGCAAACGGCGGCAGCCGCTGAACTGGCGCAGGTGACGCAAGATGCATCCGCCGAGAAGCGCCGTGCCGACGCAGCCGCGCAACTGTCGGCCCGCCTGGAACGCGACGTTGCTGCGGAACGCGAGGCAGCGACAGCGCGAACCGCTCAAGCGGCGGCGCAATCGAACGAGTTGCAACGCGTCACGCATGAACTCGAAGAAGCGCGCAATCGGATCAACGCACTGACCGAGACGCAAACGGCGACAGCCGCAGAATTGGCGCAGGTGACGCAGGACGCGTCCGCGGCGAAGAACCGCGCGGAAGCAGCCGAGCAAACGCTCGTAGCGGAACGCGACGAAGCACGCAAGCAGGCGGCCGCCTTGACGGATGCCCAGTCCGTTGCAAGCGCCGAGCTGTCGCGGCTCACGCAAGAAGTATCCGCCGCAAGAGAAAGAGCAGACGCAGCCGAGCAACGTGCAGCGCAACTGGAGCAAAGCCTCGCAGCCGAGCAGGAAGCCGCCGCCACGCGAAACAGCGAAGCGTCGTCGCAACTCAACGAACTGCAACGCGTCACGCAAGAAGTCGACGAAGCCCGCAAGCAGATCGGCACGCTCACCGACGCACAAACGTCAGCGAGCGCAGAACTGACGAGGCTCGCACAGGACGCATCGGCGGCGAAGGAAAGGGCGGACGCAGCCGAACGGCAGGCAGCGCAATCGGAGCAGAGCCTTTCGTCCGAGCGCGAGGCGGCCGCAGCGAAAAGCGACAACGCGTCGACGCAACTCGACGAGTTGCAGCGCGTCACGCGCGAACTCGACGAAGCCCGCGCACAGATCAGCGCGATGAGCGAGTCGCAGACGGCGGCCAGCGCCGAACTGGCGCGCGCGACGCAAGACGCGTTCGACGCGAAGGAGCGGGCGGATGCAGCGGAACAGCGCGCAGCCGAGCTGGCGCAAAGGCAGGCCGAGCGCCCGTACGAACAGGCGTCGACAAAGGCCGCGCAAGGCGGCGAACTGCCGGGCGGAACCGATGTCACGGAAGAACTCGCGTCCTTGCAACGCCAGATCGCCGCTCAGGCGAAGACTCACACGAAGGCCTACAACGAGCTTCGTGCGAACGCCGAGCAATGGGTGACGTACGCGAAGGACATCAAGCAGCGGCTCGACCAGGCGAACGAAAAAATTCTCTTCATCGACGCGCGCAGCACCGGCGAAGTCGCGCTCCTGCGCAGGCTCTCGTTCGAACTGGAGCGTCTCAAGCCCGACCACGAACTGGTGTTCAGGGAAGCGCAGAAGAAGCTGATCGGCGCGACGATGACCCAGCAACTCGCGCAGAAGGGCTACCAGTACGATCCGGCGACGGCTGCGATGTCGAAGCTTGAGGGCTGA
- a CDS encoding VOC family protein — protein MSLSPFHLAIPVYDLPAARDFYGRVFGLEEGRSSTQWVDLNFFGHQLVIHEHPKTASQESVHSNPVDGHDVPVPHFGVVLAWDQWEALAARLRSFGTKFVIEPYIRFQGQVGEQATMFLFDPCGNALEFKAFKDIGQLFAK, from the coding sequence GTGAGCCTTTCCCCTTTTCATCTGGCCATTCCCGTCTACGACCTTCCCGCCGCGCGTGACTTTTACGGACGCGTGTTCGGCCTCGAAGAAGGCCGCTCCAGCACGCAATGGGTCGACTTGAATTTCTTCGGCCATCAACTCGTGATTCACGAGCATCCGAAGACGGCGTCGCAAGAGAGCGTACACAGCAATCCCGTCGACGGTCATGACGTGCCCGTGCCGCATTTCGGCGTCGTGCTTGCGTGGGATCAATGGGAAGCGCTCGCAGCACGGTTGAGGTCGTTCGGCACGAAGTTCGTGATCGAGCCGTATATCCGCTTTCAAGGGCAGGTCGGCGAACAGGCGACCATGTTCCTGTTCGATCCGTGCGGCAACGCGCTGGAGTTCAAGGCGTTCAAGGACATCGGCCAGCTGTTTGCGAAGTAA